The Fodinibius saliphilus genomic interval AGGGTGTGCCCCCCGCTAGGAGCCACATCCGGATCAATACTTGAGAAGGTCATCGCAAGAACGGCCGGATCTTCTGGGGGCTTTTTCTTCATATAGTCACCAATGGCATTATCCATATAGTCTACTGAAGGCGCCAAGAGCTGCATTCCATTATGAATATACGAATCATCGAGACAAGCCGTATATTGAGGCAATTCTTCAACTGCACAACGGATTACCATCCCAAATCCATTACCAACATTAATATTTTCCACTTTTTGATAAGTCGACGAAGGTAAATAATCAGGACCTACTAAATTCATCATCGTAGTTTGAACATGAGCATTCGAAACTACCAAATTTGCACGAATTTCATCATCTTCTGTCCTGATCCCAATAGCTCTCCCATTTTCAACAAGTATACGCTCTACCGGTGAACCTGTAATGACTTTGCCCCCATGGGCTCTCAAAAAGTTTGCCATTGCTTGTGTAAGCATGCCACTGCCCCCTCTTGGATGCTTGGCCCCACTCTGATGTAGCATCGACTGCCAGCCCGCAAAATCGCCCGTTGCGGGGTGATCCGGTGTTGGTCCCGACTGGGCGGCAAACCACCTAATAGCAGATTTCAGATATTCACTTTCAAATGCATCATCAACAACCTTGCCGTAACTACTGAAAATCTTCTGTAATCCACTTGTCTGCTTCCCTTTCTCGAACATCGATCCATTTCGCATTTGACCTTTGGCCAGTTCAGTAACAATATTTTTACCACTGGGTGGAACCATAAATGCTTTTAATACTCCTTCGTTAACCCGTCCCCAAAACTCTACAAATTCACGATAATTCTCCACATCTTCAGGGGCAACTTTGGCTATAGAATCAAGTGTCTTTTCAAGATCCTTAAAAAAGTGAATAACTCCTTTTTTATCAGGCAATGGATACGACATAATAGGATCCATCTCAATATATTCAAGACCGTACTTTTCGAGTTCTAACTCTTCTAATATACCGGTCTGATGAATCATGATATGCACCGAAGAGCCCACATCCATCTGGAAACCCTGCGGGTATTCTTCAGATTGGAACATTGTTTCGGTACTAACCGCTCCGCCCAATTGGTCTTGGCGCTCAACTACAGTAACAGCATATCCCTCTTTTGCCAAATAACAAGCGGTTACCAACCCATTATGGCCGGAACCAACAATAATAACATCCTGTTTAGTCATTGTTTATATTACTCACTTTTAATAACATATTGAAAGATTTATCGTAACCTTGGTCTAACACGACTTTAGGTCATTTAATTCTGAACAATTCTTAGATCCGTATCATGAAATTTTTTAAGACACTCATAGCTTCAACCCTTGGAATATTCCTTGCTTTTGCACTTATATTCTTTATTGGTTTAATAACAATATCCAGCACAGCCGAAGAACCCGAACCATATATTAGAAGCAATTCTGTTTTAAAAATTTCTTTAAGCGGTACTCTGCCCACACAGGTTTCTT includes:
- a CDS encoding phytoene desaturase family protein → MTKQDVIIVGSGHNGLVTACYLAKEGYAVTVVERQDQLGGAVSTETMFQSEEYPQGFQMDVGSSVHIMIHQTGILEELELEKYGLEYIEMDPIMSYPLPDKKGVIHFFKDLEKTLDSIAKVAPEDVENYREFVEFWGRVNEGVLKAFMVPPSGKNIVTELAKGQMRNGSMFEKGKQTSGLQKIFSSYGKVVDDAFESEYLKSAIRWFAAQSGPTPDHPATGDFAGWQSMLHQSGAKHPRGGSGMLTQAMANFLRAHGGKVITGSPVERILVENGRAIGIRTEDDEIRANLVVSNAHVQTTMMNLVGPDYLPSSTYQKVENINVGNGFGMVIRCAVEELPQYTACLDDSYIHNGMQLLAPSVDYMDNAIGDYMKKKPPEDPAVLAMTFSSIDPDVAPSGGHTLFAWAQWHPYELQNGLHWDDIREREAQKIYDVVTKYAPNMEGKLIDWYIQTPLDIERKHGLLKGNVMHVEMSFDQMFMFRPIPEMSEYKTPIENLYLSSASCHPGGGVFGAAGYNAAKVILKDRKKKWFNF